The sequence GTGACCACTTTGATTTTGTAATTACTCCGGAAATGGTCGGATTTGCTAAACCGGATGTACAAATGCTTGAAATCCTTAAAAACAAAGGGAAAGTAGTCGCCCATGTGGGAGACCGGATTGACCATGACGTAAAATTAGCCAAAAATGCAGGCGTTCCATCGTTTTTCATCTATCGGCGCTTACCTGATTCTCTTAAAGGGATGCATCCAAATAAAAGAATTCAAGCTCCGGCATGTTTGGAGCTATTAGCTGAAAAGTGGAAGCGGGAAACAAAAGGCAGATTGGGTCAGCTGCCAAAGGAATTAATTCCAGATGCAGTGATTTGTTCAATGGATGAGCTTGATCAATGTATTAATGGACGGATTAAAAGATAAAAGATGCCTCGAGTGATACAAGGCATCTTTTATGTTTTTAAAGGGATTCTTCCTTACTTTCCTGGTATAAAATACCAATTTTCTTCTTTTGTATTCTTTTTTTAAGATAAAATCCAATGAGCAGTAGAACTGCAATTCCGCCCATCACGTAGGTAAGTTCTTCTTTCACAAAATTGGCTGAAGCTTCTCCATAAAAATAAAAGAGAAAGCCTACAACATAGAATTTGACTGCACGGCCAATTGCTGCATAGCCAAGAAGTTTCCAAAATGAAAAGTGAAAACATCCGGATAAAATCGTAAAAACCTTAAACGGAATTGGTGTAAAAGCTCCAATTAAAATCGCAGCTTCTCCATTTCGATGAAATAATGCAGAGGCCGATTCAATCCATTTTTTCTTTAGGATTTTATATAAAACGGAGTCACCTAAAAGCTTTCCAATTAAATACCCAATCGGTGTTCCCAGTAAACAAGCGAGGTATCCAACCGTCGCTAGCCAAATCGCATTTTGGGGATCAAGAATACTTAAAGAAACTTGAAGAAAGAAGGCGGGGATTGGAAAAATAATCG is a genomic window of Bacillus oleivorans containing:
- a CDS encoding YqaA family protein, producing MVDAVVEFFRDFGFIGMFLHSFLDAIIFPIPAFFLQVSLSILDPQNAIWLATVGYLACLLGTPIGYLIGKLLGDSVLYKILKKKWIESASALFHRNGEAAILIGAFTPIPFKVFTILSGCFHFSFWKLLGYAAIGRAVKFYVVGFLFYFYGEASANFVKEELTYVMGGIAVLLLIGFYLKKRIQKKKIGILYQESKEESL